In the Euphorbia lathyris chromosome 5, ddEupLath1.1, whole genome shotgun sequence genome, one interval contains:
- the LOC136230251 gene encoding PKS-NRPS hybrid synthetase cheA-like, translated as MDQNIPEDNEFEHEVPIEDWNPDNIDYSSRFITDTVFPSSQDAIDWAKKIAIQNGFELVISSHKNGGKQKLLRCSRGERYRGVVKNDEDPAIRKSKTKACRCKFQIKAYQHADLSGWGIKAKAGLTGMHNHTMRMYPEGSRQMSGLSIASKQIVRDMSSAQAKPCAILAAVKEKHPEDNSVIKHIYNYRDKMRRDAFEGRDLASQFYHIAVENKYVNYTQADSGVITHVFMAHPESVDMFRTYHWYIGIDSTYKTNKYKMPFVEIVGMTPCNNNFKIAYAIVKDETEGSYRWILQRLKILLGDDLNPTVVVSDRELGLLKPIQEVFPQAAHLLCTWHINKDVEDRVYRIIGDKGLASKFKNGKWRTILESLTIEEYETNLMMMKEKMSRFKGVISYVEETWLVHKEKFVVAWTKEFLHFGNTTTCRVESEHASLKQWLNTATGSLDTVWQKVHKQIESQATNIRYMLEQSRLRQSVTFTGRPLSQLVFKVSHYCLQLLNQELERMRGLSHEVYVRCGCVLRTSHKIPCACELKRACDLEQMISSESVHVFWRTLLINHGHTDENDGRNDLNEEQRYFKSLVDQVSKADPSVMRNISMFIHDQLHPDQAQYTEPDVKINVRGRPKVSKSTKRMPSSWEYNETRRGRARSTSSSRSRGRSGRISSSSSVHNAASSDGKTYHGSEFVHSDKIVGIIKPYVESYYDVVGDGNCGFRTVATYIFGDEEAWQTVRHHIRNEVIANRCLYQRVFVDTVDAALRRVSWDGAGCTPDYWMIVWDDLWPVATMYNSAIMLFGFSGGDTLALCGTILPLYAASTATRPSREICIAHLGNHCQHYIRLNLSPNFPVPPIVHWWFVHRGQSVVGWERFYQDRVTQWTRLAQLRGY; from the exons atggatcaaaacattcccgaagacaatgagttcgaacacgag gtaccgatagaagattggaaccccgataacattgattatagttcgcgttttataacggataccgttttcccctccagtcaggatgctattgattgggcaaaaaagatagctattcagaatgggtttgagcttgtaatatcttcgcacaaaaATGGGGGTAAACAGAAGTTGTTGcgctgttcacggggtgaacgatatagaggtgttgtgaaaaatgatgaagatcctgcaattaggaaaagtaaaactaaagcgtgccgatgtaaatttcagattaaagcctatcaacatgcagacctttcgggatgggggataaaggctaaggctgggttaactggaatgcataaccatacaatgcgtatgtatccagagggaagtcggcaaatgagcggactcagtatcgcatctaaacaaattgtgcgtgatatgtcttcagctcaagcaaagccttgtgctattttagcagcagttaaagaaaaacacccagaggacaactcagtaattaaacacatatataattacagggacaaaatgaggagggacgcgtttgaaggtagagacctggctagtcaattctaccatattgctgtggagaacaaatatgtcaattacacacaggctgattcaggtgtgataacgcatgtgttcatggcacatccagagtcagttgatatgttcaggacttaccactggtacatcggcattgattcaacgtacaaaacaaacaagtacaaaatgccgtttgttgagattgttgggatgacgccatgcaataataacttcaagatagcgtatgctattgttaaagacgagaccgaagggagctatcgttggattttgcaaaggctgaagattttgcttggggatgatcttaacccgaccgttgttgttagtgacagggagcttgggttattaaagccgatacaagaagtttttccacaagcagcgcacttgctatgcacttggcatattaataaggatgtggaagatcgtgtgtatagaatcattggagataaaggccttgcctctaaattcaagaatggcaaatggagaacaatattagaatcattaaccattgaggagtacgagaccaatcttatgatgatgaaggaaaagatgagcaggttcaaaggagttatctcgtatgttgaggagacgtggttggtgcataaggagaagtttgttgttgcttggacaaaggagttcctacattttggtaacacaactacttgtcgagtggagagcgaacatgctagtctaaagcaatggctcaatacggcaactgggtcccttgacacggtatggcagaaggttcacaagcagattgaatcacaagcaaccaatataag gtacatgcttgaACAGTCGCGGCTTCGTCAATCAGTCACTTTCACCGGACGCCCATTAAGCCAACTTGTATTCAAAGTCTCTCATTATTGTCTGCAGTTGTTGAATCAAGAGTTAGAGCGTATGAGAgggttgagccatgaagtgtacgtgcgttgcggttgtgtattgagaacatcgcataagataccatgtgcatgtgaactgaaacgagcttgtgatctggaacaaatgatcagttctgagagtgttcacgtgttttggagaacacttttaatcaatcatggtcacactgatgaaaatgacgGGCGTAATGATCTGAACGAGGAGCAGCGATATTTTAAGTCCTTAGTGGACCAAGTCTCTAAAGCCGACCCATCCGTAATGCgtaatatttcaatgtttatccatgatcaactacaccctgatcaagctCAGTACACCGAACCCGATGTCAAAATTAACGTGCGGGGGCGACCTAAGGTGAGCAAATCCACAAAACGTATGCCGAGTTCTTGGGAATATAATGAAACTCGTCGTGGACGGGCTCGTTCTACTAGTTCATCTAGGAGTCGTGGTAGAAGTGGCAGAATTAGCTCGTCATCCTCGGTACATAATGCTGCCTCATCAG ATGGAAAAACGTATCATGGTTCTGAATTCGTACATTCCGATAAAATAGTTGGCATAATTAAACCATACGTCGAATCATACTACGACGTTGtaggtgatggaaattgtggtttccgtacggtagcaacttacatttttggtgacgaagaagcgtggcagacagttaggcatcacattcgaaatgaagtaattgctaaccgttGTTTGTATCAAAGAGTGTTTGTTGATACTGTTGATGCAGCTCTTCGTAGAGTAAGTTGGGACGGTGCAGGTTGTACGCCGGATTATTGGATGATCGTTTGGGATGACTTGTGGCCGGTTGCTACCATGTACAATTCTGCTATCATGTTATTTGGCTTCTCAGGTGGGGACACATTAGCGTTGTGTGGTACTATCTTACCATTGTATGCCGCATCGACTGCTACAAGACCATCACGTGAGATTTGTATAGCTCATTTAGGGAATCACTGCCAGCACTACATACGTTTAAATTTATCGCCTAACTTTCCGGTGCCCCCTATAGTACACTGGTGGTTTGTGCACCGAGGCCAAAGCGTTGTAGGATGGGAGCGCTTCTATCAGGATAGGGTGACACAGTGGACCAGATTGGCCCAACTTAGGGGATATTAG
- the LOC136229884 gene encoding uncharacterized protein has protein sequence MEKSDERLRAFRARLDVLTADEVMWMPYGPDAITETPRTLYSGWIRYRDVIEPYMPRRCLRQLGHVQTIPRPILQPSKAVRPWTSLKYRVEVPAVMVQGIWDSFPQSSVLILSVFTPAHTPSDCEDQYMHWYTRHSHPRLLPEIVAPGPAVYTRSNSEIWVSRLSG, from the exons ggagaagagcgatgagcggttgagagcatttcgtgcccggcttgatgtgttgacagcagatgag gtcatgtggatgccgtatggcCCTGATGCCATTACTGAGACCCCGAGGACTCTATATTCTGGATGGATACGGTATcgggatgtgatcgagccgtacatGCCGAGGCGATGCCTTCGACAGCTTGGACATGTGCAGACCATTCCTAGACCGATATTGCAGCCTTCTAAGGCTGTTCGCCCGTGGACCAGTTTGAAGTATCGTGTAGAGGTGCCAGCTGTGATGGTGCAGGGTATTTGGGACTCTTTTCCCCAGTCGTCCGTCCTTATACTGTCTGTATTCACTCCAGCACATACTCCATCAGATTGTGAGGATCAGTACATGCATTGGTACACCCGTCACTCACACCCTCGTCTACTTCCGGAGATTGTTGCACCCGGACCGGCTGTTTATACTCGCTCGAACAGTGagatt TGGGTTAGTCGATTATCTGGCTAG